GTTCTGCGTCTTTGGTTTCTTCCGACAAATTACTGATGCCGTCAAAACCGGTGAAGGAGAAACACAAAATGGTCGCGCCGGTAATCATCGGCACGGTATGCGCATTTTCACCCCAGAACGGTTGGGTGCTGGCGAGCGTGCCATAGCCGGTGCCGTGATTCACGCCATAAATCACCATGCCGGTGATCACCGTGATCAGCACAATCTGCAAGACAACAACCAGCGTATTAATGTTGGCGACCGTTTTGATACTGCGCAAATTCGACAGCGTCATAAAGCTGACCAGTACGACGACAAATATCCACGACGGCACCGACGGCACCAGCGCTTCAAAATAGATTTTTGCCAGCAGAATATTGATCATTGGCGCGAATAAGTAATCAAGCAGCGACGACCAGCCGACCATAAAACCGACCACAGGATGAATGGCTTTTTGCGCGTAGGTATACGCAGAACCGGCGGAAGGATAGCGGCGCACCAGCTTGCCGTAACTCAGCGCGGTGAACAGCACGGCGATCAGCGCAAAAGCATACGCCGTCGGCACATGGCCGTCCGTCAGGCCGGAGACAATACCGAACGTATCGAACAGTGTCATGGGTTGCATATAGGCCAGACCTATCATGACAACCGGAATCAGCGTAAGACTTTTACGTAATTCCACGCGGGAAGGGGACCCTGTGACGAGGTTATCCGACATGATGTTGATTTCCCATGACGGAGAACGCTGCATATAAAGAGTGCTGCACCATTTATGATTCCTTGCGACAAGACTGTCGGTATCTGAAAGTAAATATCTATCCGGTACTTAGCCCGGCCTCTGGTATTTGAAGGTTTGCTTAATGAAGAATGCGTAGTTCAATGAACGAAAAATGAGTCATCCCCGTTTTGCGGGGCGCATATTTTGCCTTATTAAGTATTGAATTTACAAGCCGGATAAGAATAAACACGGTCAATAAATAAAACAGGCAGTCAAAACGAGCACGTATTGTCAAAGTCGTTTGCCGGTGGTTTTGCTAATTGTTTTTATCCTGTAAAACAAAAATGAATTCCCCGTTATTGCCGTTATCAAA
This window of the Rahnella aceris genome carries:
- a CDS encoding APC family permease; its protein translation is MSDNLVTGSPSRVELRKSLTLIPVVMIGLAYMQPMTLFDTFGIVSGLTDGHVPTAYAFALIAVLFTALSYGKLVRRYPSAGSAYTYAQKAIHPVVGFMVGWSSLLDYLFAPMINILLAKIYFEALVPSVPSWIFVVVLVSFMTLSNLRSIKTVANINTLVVVLQIVLITVITGMVIYGVNHGTGYGTLASTQPFWGENAHTVPMITGATILCFSFTGFDGISNLSEETKDAERVIPRAIFLTALIGGVIFIAATYFLQLYFPDISSFKDPDASQPEIMLQVAGRAFQFGALIFSSITVLASGMAAHAGVSRLMYVMGRDGVFPKRFFGYIHPTWRTPSFNVLLVGAIALLAINFDLVTATALINFGALVAFTFVNLSVISQFWIREQRNKTVVDHIQYLLLPLCGALTVGALWVNLEEGSMVLGLIWGAIGFIYLACMTKSFRNPVPQYEDVA